From a region of the Thioflexithrix psekupsensis genome:
- a CDS encoding NADH-quinone oxidoreductase subunit M — protein MFADLPLLSLLIWVPILGGIWVLLAGDALARPIALLVSLVVFVLSLPLFFAFDTTTAAMQFTERLPWLPKLDIYYHLGVDGISMPLILLTSFTTILVVLAAWEVIQYRAAHYLAAFLMMEGLMIGVFSALDAILFYVLWEAMLIPMFIIIGIWGGERRVYATIKFFLYTFLGSVFMLVALLYLYAKSGSFAILDHHALAIPLDVQIWIFLAFLVAFAVKVPMWPVHTWLPDAHVEAPTGGSVVLAAIMLKMGTYGFLRFSLPITPDASRELDWLMIVLSLIAVIYIGFVAIVQKDMKKLVAYSSISHMGFVTLGFFIAFKILANPDLTNEAAMSGAMLGVSGGIIQMISHGFISGAMFLCIGVLYDRMHTRQIADYGGVANKMPRFALFAVLFAMANAGLPGTSGFVGEFMVILGSMQANFWIAFLAATTLILGAAYTLWMVKRVIFGAVANDHVASLTDINAREVLILTILAIAVLAMGIWPGPVLEVVEPSVQQLLEHISRTKVM, from the coding sequence ATGTTTGCGGATTTACCTTTGTTAAGTCTTTTGATCTGGGTGCCGATTTTAGGCGGTATCTGGGTGTTACTGGCTGGAGATGCTTTGGCCAGACCAATTGCTTTATTGGTGTCGTTGGTGGTGTTTGTGTTGTCTTTGCCGTTGTTTTTCGCATTTGATACCACAACCGCCGCGATGCAGTTCACGGAACGTTTACCGTGGTTGCCCAAGCTGGATATTTATTATCATTTGGGAGTTGATGGGATTTCGATGCCGTTGATTCTTTTAACCAGTTTTACCACGATTTTGGTGGTGCTGGCCGCGTGGGAAGTGATCCAATATCGCGCTGCGCATTATTTGGCCGCCTTTTTGATGATGGAAGGCCTCATGATCGGCGTGTTTTCCGCTCTGGATGCCATTTTATTCTACGTGTTGTGGGAAGCCATGTTGATTCCGATGTTTATTATTATCGGGATTTGGGGCGGAGAACGCCGGGTTTATGCGACCATTAAGTTTTTCTTATATACCTTTTTGGGTTCGGTGTTTATGCTGGTGGCGTTGCTGTATTTGTATGCAAAATCAGGCAGTTTCGCTATTTTAGATCACCATGCTTTAGCCATTCCCTTAGATGTGCAAATTTGGATTTTCTTGGCGTTTCTGGTGGCGTTTGCGGTCAAAGTGCCGATGTGGCCAGTACATACGTGGTTGCCTGATGCGCATGTGGAAGCTCCCACGGGGGGTTCTGTGGTTTTGGCCGCGATTATGTTGAAAATGGGAACGTATGGCTTTTTGCGTTTTAGTTTGCCCATTACGCCCGATGCCAGCCGAGAATTAGATTGGTTGATGATTGTTTTATCGCTGATCGCGGTGATTTATATCGGTTTTGTGGCGATTGTACAAAAAGACATGAAGAAATTGGTGGCTTATTCGTCGATTTCACACATGGGTTTTGTCACATTGGGCTTTTTTATCGCGTTCAAAATTCTGGCTAATCCCGATCTCACCAATGAAGCGGCCATGAGTGGCGCAATGTTGGGCGTTTCGGGGGGGATTATTCAGATGATTTCCCATGGTTTTATCTCTGGTGCGATGTTCTTATGTATTGGGGTATTGTATGACCGTATGCACACGCGCCAAATTGCAGATTATGGTGGAGTCGCCAATAAAATGCCGCGTTTTGCGCTGTTTGCGGTACTGTTTGCCATGGCCAATGCGGGTTTACCCGGCACCTCTGGATTTGTAGGGGAATTTATGGTGATTTTAGGCAGTATGCAGGCGAATTTCTGGATCGCATTTTTGGCCGCCACGACTTTAATTTTAGGCGCGGCTTATACGCTGTGGATGGTCAAACGGGTGATTTTCGGCGCAGTCGCTAATGATCATGTGGCCAGTTTGACT